The genomic interval ATACGGGTAACAATGCTGCTTTTGTGTGACCGGATCTCATTAGCTCAGAACGTTCCATACTGTTAAATCAATTTGCTGTGATTggagtaattgcatattttggcGTCCATCCTTGAAATCAACAACGCACACCGAGAATCGGTATGCAACACAGGCGTTTGTGTTCTTTAAGTTGTGTTCTCAATTAGCACTATTACTTTGGTTCTTTCTGTTATTTaacataaatcaattaatttatttcatatttacatGAACTTATGCTACAATTAATTCTGATCGCTGCTATTTGCTAATAGCTGTGTGAATCAGTTATATATCGTTAAAGCaatgattttcaaatattttagtgtTGCACTCTTTCGAAAACAAATCATGTGTAAGTTGTTGCTAAATAATCAAATCGCATCCGCGTAAAGATTTTTATGTTTGAGATAAAGAATTGCTTGCACAAGGTATTTGTCTGTAAATATGTATACAGTTTGTTGGTGAAAACCACCATAACTATTATAAGAATATTAGTAATTTATATGTAGAAAAACGAAACTAAAGAAAGAGGATCAGGAGAAAGACTTATAGCTTCTGCAAGTCGTTTTATTTTATTACGGCATAGGTTTAAAATGACCCATTCTTTTAaataacgattttttttctttctttccgAGCGTATGTTGTGACACAGGTTGTAATAACATTAGTTCTTGATGtacacttaattattaaatatacatttgagAGCCAGTCGCAACACTCTGAACATAATTTAATTCCATCTCTATATATCTGCGTAGGTAGTTAAATTCGATTGCTGTACGAACGATTTgcattattatatcatttaattaataatacGACACAAATCTGACATTTTGTAAGCAATCGAATTCTGACCTTTGTACAGTAACTGATACGTTTGTTTAATGAATCTAACATAAAGTCTGTAACGATGTTTCATAAATTCCACAAAGCTCAGATACATTTGTAAACTTTGAAACCTTGGAGGCTGTGCATTAAATATAACCGTATTGAATCGTTCCAAATTACAGAAATTgtattaaacaaattgttgtgcacattaatataataataagtcTATAactatattgaaataattaaatgattatggcaggttatttaatatttgaacatGAAGGCTTTCTGAATGATTGATTGCAATATATAATATTGCGCAAAGCATCTGATTGCATGAATTATTCATTCACAACGACAATTTTATTTACTATTGATCGTTAACTTATAAGTAAAAGTATTACGAAAAGTGAAAAAAATCGACAGGATAATCATCATTTGACGCATGTTGCTGATGTGTAGTAAACAGTCGTTACAGTAAACAGATGTTTTTTTCCGATTGGTTATTTATCCTTCCGTAATACTCTGGCCTTACTTGCGATACGGTTTGAATTCCCATAATATAACAAAGAGATATGTGGCTCTATTAAACACTTGACATAATATGCTTGTTcataagaaatattatttttgcacctttattcaaatattgttttcgttAAAACGAGCACTTTGATTCACGATAACACGACCTTTGACCGATTAAACGTTTAAACGAGCCCTTTAAACGAGTCGTATGTGAAACGAGTCCTTATTAACGAAATTAACATTTATTAGTAAAAATAAGCACTTTAAACGAGCCTGATGGGATAAAAATTGTGTTCTAGCGAATATTTGAGACGATGACCAACTTGCTTAGATATACACACACTACAGTGTCAATTATAAACAAAGTGACTTCAGCAGCAACACAATTAAATACAAAGTGAATTGTAAGCAGCACCAGTAAGAGATTTCTCTTTCTAGCATATGGTCCATCGTTTAGATGAATGAATACAGTGTTACAGCAAACATTGCATTtgaaatgtaatttaaaacacGTTGCCTTTTTGTGGCACTGAAAGTGTCATTGCAAATGTACTTTTACTTAGACCGCACTTATGCAAAAGTTTCTCCGACTATGATAGTGTCTTTGATCTTTTTACGTTGAGTACAGTGTTAATAACCACCGCTTTATTGAACATGGTTATCGATTATGTACGACGTTGTCATTGGAAATACTTTATTCATTCATGTCTTCATCACTTGTTATAGATCAATGCACGGTGTTGTGAGGACATGCTTCATTTTAAGCCACCCAAAGTATACACTGTTTATCAGCATGTATAGTTTGAGCGGTTCTAAATCTGATACTAACCgttagtacatgtatatgcatagtAATACGTCTATGTTATAAAATGAAAATCGAAGTTCGTTAGAGTATTTGTAATTACGTATAGGTCTATCTCTATGAAAGCTAAATAATTATATTCTAACCGAAACTCTTAAAATACAATGAATCTTGTTCtacgcatttttttttatatcagctTAGGTTTGGTTTTAGCTACAGttgtttttgatgttgttttatattccatttaatgtacaaattatatttaaatacattcttAAACAAGTCATTAATAATGTCATAGGAGTAATGATTCATATgggtattaaatatttttatcccacttttacagcgaattcggttgattaaagccccattgattaaatttcatctataatcaacggcacgtgttatgttgttaggctacgttgtaaacaaacgTAGTTCTTTGtatataacaacaaaatgttatattgatgttataaaacgtTTAGCTTTGcaattaaatatgaataaaattgtaattaataacgcacgaatctttgtcacagaacgaaattctgattttaaaaatgataattttataagcggttatttttggaacgcggagtaatacactgaccttggttacacgacagtcattatcaaagtacgacaaacactcataaaaacgcgaaattatccagttaaactcattttgtttaaaacaaagctttactgaataaaaaaggggataaatagaataaactgttagtgttgattatagataaggtttatcatgctcggcatgaaaacgaaaaagcactcgccaaggctcgtgctttttgttttctaagcctcaaatgataaacctgatctataatcaacacttacctattattctttatttaattAGAAAAACCCATTTACGATTTTCTTctctgtttatatgaaatttgtcACGTGCTGTGTTAGAATGCTACATCGAGGTGCGCTTTACGTAACCTACGATGGGCTTCTTGGTTTCTAACCGGCATCGGGCGCTAGGCAACGACATTCTCGTTTGGAAAAATATGACTTTGTGTTATTATTGTActtgtttattttgcaaagaaAGTGCATCAATCGTTCAGCGCGAAAAATGACAAAAGTGTGTCGTTCTGGCATTAAAGTACattataaagcaaaataaaattatatggcATGATGTTTTTCCTaatatttgttcttgaatatttggtgtactttgcatgccttatgatatgtttctttattaaaatgtacACGCAATCGTTactttaacatttcaaataaaaaataaatgatataacatgatattttctcttctatttgtgcccgattacagtatcggccatagtattagccgacagcgatacaattatttgatagcaACGTTAACAAACAGCATCGTATTCAGCAAACAGATATAACTTACAAAgcaatggaagttaacacagaacaagtttcactcttttctgatatatttcgcttcaataggctttatcaaagtttgtttttacaattaagctacattttctttctatttctcaacacaacaattgtatattcaattgtatttgtgtgtcaatttatattaaatatcccaactggatacgaaactgagtaaaAGAAGTTATATCCAGCCAGCCGTTtaatgcgaatattcgaatattcgattgaatggttgcgaatattcgaataccgatataggaattcgatgccatccctactaTTTATGTTgcaggaatgtttgaattttttAGTTTGAGTATAAAGTGTATAAAAAGGCTAAATATGTATACTTTCAGGTGCGGTATTGATCCGACAAAACAACCTCTTACAACTCAACGTTTGATGAAAAAACATTTACTACCATGCGTGCAATGCTCAACAAGATAAGGCAATGGAGAGAGTCATATTCAAACAGATACTCCTTCATGCTTTGGAACTGCGTATATGGATGTCCAATAGATTTGATATTTTTTCTGTACAATATTGCCGACGCAATGTTGGACGCCGTTTTACGACCAAATATTCCACAGATAGTTTGTTTCAACATGTTTCCTGATAGAATTGACATGTGCAGGGCATTAGAAGTCACGCCGGATCTAGAAGACGATGTACAGAAGCAAGCGACAAGCTATATAATTTTTCACAAATGTTTGTCCAATTTTCCTGCGCTGATACTTGGATTATTTTGTGGTGCTTGGAGCGATAAGTATGGAAGGAAGTTGCCAATGGTATTGCCGTCTATTGGAACGACGTTCGCCATTCTACTGTATATGTCGGCAAATATGTCACCGCCGTCTTCAGTCGCCTTCTTTCTAAGCGGATCGCTTATACAAGGATGCTTTGGCAAAACTTCCATGATCTCAATGGCAGTCCACAGCTACGTCGTCGATATAACGTGTCCCAGAAGTCGAACAAATAAATTAGGAGTGCTAGCTTCAATGCAATTTCTGGGTCTGTTTTTAGGTTCGTTGATTGCAGGACTTTTGCTAGACAACACGGATGTACTAACAACATATTGTACTGCTTCGTTTTTGAACGCCTTGGTGGTAGTACTGACGCTGGCAATTGTCAAAGAGACGGTTGCTGCAAACGAAGGGACAGAGATTTTCCCATGTAAAACTATATTCAAACCAGAAAATTTCAAATCATCCTTGATGGTCTTAGTCAAAAAGCGGGACTTTAATCTTCGCCGAATTATATGTGCGCTTCTGTTTGTCCTAGTTTTACACCAAACCTGTCGAACGGGTCTCACGGACGTCACTCTTCTGTACACAGAATTACCTCCTTTATCATGGCCAACCTCCTGGTTTGGCTATTTGGCCGCTGCAGACAACGCCGCAATGGGCATAGTATTACTTATAGTCTTACCAATCATGTCTAATGTCATGAAACTGTCAGATTCTTTCATTAGTATGATTGGCCTAGGCTGTGCCAGTATTCGCTTTATTTTGATGACCTGGGCGAAACACACTTGGATGGTGTGGACAGCCATTAGTGTAGGTTCTCTTGGAGGGTTGATAAACTCTCCAGCTCGGTCGTTGTTAAGCAAACTTGTCGATGAACATGAAGTCGGTAAAATCTTTTCAGTTCTAGGAAGTGGAGAAACTATAGCGAAATTCTTAGCTTTGATTTTTACAGCCTTGTATGGAACCACATTAGATATATTCCCAGGAATGTCATTTCTCATAGCATCCGCTTTATATACTATTATGTCTTTTCTCATTTTGTTCGTGCATATTTCGACCCGAGATTATTTGAATAGAGACGATGCGTCAGATAGTGGATCCGATCCAAGAAGTCAGTTAGATGATGTTATAGAAATGACTAATCACCATTTAATGAATGGAAAAGGTGAACATGTTACTCAATCCGGGATGATGGGAGAgtaattaaacaaacacattattatacaaaatatttatttttataacattaaCCTAGTGTGCCCCTGTTATTGTAGTTGCATTATGGAACCTGTGAATGTTATTTCTGTGTTTTTccataagtgtttttttttcattttttaactgCTTTTATATCCTGAAATAGAATATGTTAAAAATGCAGATTAGAAATGTTTATGAAGTTGCATCAAATTAACTATTGCAGATACCTCACAATAACTCCATAGCGACTTAAAGATAACACAGACTTGCGAATGAAACGTAAATATAATGCTGACACAATTCAAGAGAATATAAAATGATATTAGTATATGCCGACCGAAAATGACGACACATAAGTCAGCTGTATAAATGTACGTAAATTTTGAATATATAATATAGGCATGTACCATTCATATCaataaacagttttcatttttgtaaaaacGATGCTTGCTTTTGAGAGCTTAtgcaaataaaatacatgtattaaaacccAGTTCGCAGTTATGAGAATAGTAAGTCACATGATTATAACCTTTTGCAAAAACTAAAAGCCAActaaacaaattacaactttaaacACTGAATACATTTAATGTACCAAAATTGCAAAATATCAAAGGCTGCCTATAATAGATCGATTACGAATCGTAATGTTAACAACGCAAACAAATGgatgtattaatattatatgtatatacacCAGTCCCtgctttgatttatatttatgtattgtctaTTTTGctgaagaaaatatttgaaaataaactatGGTAAAAAATCAACTatgaagataaatattctgatatTCATATTAAGTCGTCGTTTTATTTTGAATAGTTGCTAATGTATCGGCTTAAAATATGTTTCCCAAAGGACGTTTTAAACGAATGTCATGAAATACTATCTAACCATGCGTTTGCATCATgcattaaattaaacaatattgctaTACAATGTTTGTGTACTGGAGTTCGATCTCTcgcaaaacaattatttaaatgtcagTGCACGAACATATCTTACCAATTACCTAATGCGACCATTAACCAGACCATTATTGCGCCATACATTTTATTGGCGTGTCAAGAAATATGAACGTCACCATCATTTTAAGAtgagtgtttttgtgtttattacaaATTGCGTTGCAAACAGAAATGCATTTAGTACATGCGTTTTCGTTTGCAATGTATTCGTGGTTGTGAGTTAAatcattgttttcatttgtatacaaatgtatgtacataaagccATTTATTAAGCATAACATTATGAAAAGACTTGTCCGCTTTCTTATAAAACAATTCTACTATCGTGTGATAAACTAATGAGAGATTCTTACCGTTCATGAGAGATATTCTTACGGAAATTTGATCCTTAGCATTATAATAAATTCATTCGTAATAGCTTCTGTACCAAAGACTATATAAATGTGTCTTTCACAAGATGTTAATGTATATATCGATGacgttttattaaatattcttcaTTTGTGGCCAGACCATTTTTATCATTTGTATACATTTCGGCCACTATTCTTTCGAAAGTTATGTTCTTATAGAAAAGAATGCTTCCTTCTGCATGTTACTCAATTACGGCACTTAATTACATGGAAAAACATCATTATTTGCAATTGCACTCTTATcagtgtattttaatttaaaggtTGATAAGACAAcacgtttttatttattatgcttAATTCGCTTCTATCTTGACTGAATTATCTTTAATGTTCGccttttattgaatattttgttgttaGAAACGCATTGCTTCTGGTTTTAAGTTGGCTGACATCAGGCAGTTCACCATCTTTATCAAAATTTATATAGCGTGAATCACTTATCTTTCGTTCGGACTCATTTTTGTCATACTCGATGTCCCGATGATTAGATCCTCCCTGCATGACTTCTTCGTTCCCAGGGTGTGCGCTTTTCTTTGATGGTGTAACATTGATATTTGAATAAGGAGAGATTTTCTTGGAGTATTTTCTGTTGTAAAGCACTCGTTCTCGGGAGTGTTTTATCCGTTCTATACAGTGAGTCTTTGTTTACTTATAGCGTTCCGTGTGTTCcgttttattatttgattttaaacagTTTGCTGTTTCGGttatttgtgttttcttgttaTGGTGTGCCAGCATTATTTACGAACAACTGTCGTTGATTTGGTGTTTATTGTGATTAAACAGTAATAATTGTCGTTTCCCGTCTTCTTTTCGTATCATTctcaaatttgtttatttttattttgtttaatgtaataCGATTGTCTTCttatttcttacaaaatgatatatgcTATTGAATTGAAATTTGTGTAGCTAAGTCATTAATCTGCGGATTTTCtggaatattaaatatattgatcAAGGTAAAGTGAAGGCCGTAAATGGTcggctaaattaaaaaaaacacacaaaaaaactaaTGTTATGTCCATCTCTCTCAGAAGTTTGTTGGAGTAATTGTATGAGCCGACGTTGATTGACAGTTTTGCAAGATTGTCAAAA from Dreissena polymorpha isolate Duluth1 chromosome 1, UMN_Dpol_1.0, whole genome shotgun sequence carries:
- the LOC127841451 gene encoding proton-coupled folate transporter-like, with protein sequence MRAMLNKIRQWRESYSNRYSFMLWNCVYGCPIDLIFFLYNIADAMLDAVLRPNIPQIVCFNMFPDRIDMCRALEVTPDLEDDVQKQATSYIIFHKCLSNFPALILGLFCGAWSDKYGRKLPMVLPSIGTTFAILLYMSANMSPPSSVAFFLSGSLIQGCFGKTSMISMAVHSYVVDITCPRSRTNKLGVLASMQFLGLFLGSLIAGLLLDNTDVLTTYCTASFLNALVVVLTLAIVKETVAANEGTEIFPCKTIFKPENFKSSLMVLVKKRDFNLRRIICALLFVLVLHQTCRTGLTDVTLLYTELPPLSWPTSWFGYLAAADNAAMGIVLLIVLPIMSNVMKLSDSFISMIGLGCASIRFILMTWAKHTWMVWTAISVGSLGGLINSPARSLLSKLVDEHEVGKIFSVLGSGETIAKFLALIFTALYGTTLDIFPGMSFLIASALYTIMSFLILFVHISTRDYLNRDDASDSGSDPRSQLDDVIEMTNHHLMNGKGEHVTQSGMMGE